In Toxotes jaculatrix isolate fToxJac2 chromosome 11, fToxJac2.pri, whole genome shotgun sequence, a single genomic region encodes these proteins:
- the dlk2 gene encoding protein delta homolog 2 encodes MSAAVLLLLNCCVLTVLIVPPCTGQGSNCSCSVTNSHCDESGVCRCDPGWDGDRCDRCVPMPGCRHGSCQQPWQCSCDLGWGGRFCDKDLYVCSEQQPCQNGASCVMEDSGEYTCLCPEGFHGRNCQLKTGPCHRRRSSCKNGGLCEDADGFAAELTCRCLAGFTGPRCETDVDDCLMKPCGNGATCLDGVNRFSCLCPAGFTGRFCTVNLDECASRPCLNAGHCLDRAGGFHCICRPGYSGATCETLERSDSPESGWTMLGWQGGGGGEPGHHSTTGGKNQRTSSNSSHHDDRLFKVTVSERGSPGLSEVQLIVLLVLAGLTLGVVVLTAALVLHGNCRDCGHAPCWSSSSQQGQKSRRRAQQDEQDCQISFLNAADPEKKKLNVEVV; translated from the exons ATGTCTGCAgccgtcctgctgctgctgaactgctgtgtcctcactgtcctcatCGTCCCTCCATGCACAGGCCAAG GAAgtaactgcagctgcagcgTCACCAACAGCCACTGTGATGAGTCCGGAGTCTGCAG gtgtgaCCCCGGTTGGGACGGCGACCGCTGCGACCGCTGCGTGCCGATGCCTGGCTGTCGCCACGGCTCCTGTCAGCAGCCGTGGCAGTGCAGCTGTGATCTGGGCTGGGGGGGACGCTTCTGTGACAAAG ACCTGTATGTGTGCTCGGAGCAGCAGCCGTGTCAGAACGGAGCTTCCTGTGTGATGGAGGACAGCGGTGAATACACTTGTCTGTGTCCTGAAGGTTTCCATGGCAGAAACTGTCAGCTGAAGACCGGACCCTGTCACCGGAGGAG GTCTTCATGTAAGAACGGCGGTCTGTGTGAGGATGCCGATGGTTTTGCAGCAGAGTTGACGTGTCGCTGTCTGGCCGGCTTCACGGGGCCGCGCTGTGAGACCGACGTGGACGACTGTCTGATGAAACCGTGCGGTAATGGTGCCACCTGCTTGGACGGCGTCAACCGCTTCTCCTGCCTCTGTCCCGCCGGCTTCACCGGCCGCTTCTGCACTGTCAACCTGGACGAATGCGCCAGCCGGCCCTGCCTCAATGCCGGCCACTGCCTCGACCGTGCCGGAGGCTTCCACTGCATCTGCCGGCCTGGCTACTCCGGAGCCACCTGCGAGACGCTGGAGAGGAGCGACTCCCCCGAGTCTGGATGGACAATGCTGGGGTGGCAGGGGGGAGGAGGTGGCGAGCCGGGGCACCACTCGACCACTGGAGGTAAGAACCAAAGGACCAGCAGTAACAGCAGCCATCACGACGACCGGCTGTTTAAGGTAACGGTGAGCGAGCGCGGCAGCCCCGGCCTCTCAGAGGTCCAGCTCATTGTCCTGCTGGTGCTGGCAGGGCTGACGCTGGGCGTGGTGGTGCTGACTGCCGCCCTCGTCCTGCATGGGAACTGCAGGGACTGTGGCCACGCCCCCTGTTGGTCATCATCATCGCAGCAAGGACAGAAGAGCAGGCGGAGAGCCCAGCAGGACGAGCAGGACTGTCAGATCAGCTTCCTGAATGCTGCGGatccagagaagaagaaactcaACGTGGAGGTCGTATAG